Proteins found in one Ornithorhynchus anatinus isolate Pmale09 chromosome 8, mOrnAna1.pri.v4, whole genome shotgun sequence genomic segment:
- the CHRNA4 gene encoding neuronal acetylcholine receptor subunit alpha-4 isoform X2, producing MFGLSRNGMTTNFAGIPRTMRMSPPSAFPLNSSGGRTLSCTTNGDFAVTHLTKAHLFYDGRVKWMPPAIYKSSCSIDVTFFPFDQQNCTMKFGSWTYDKAKIDLVSMHSHVDQLDYWESGEWVIINAVGNYNIKKYECCTEIYPDITYSFIIRRLPLFYTINLIIPCLLISCLTVLVFYLPSECGEKITLCISVLLSLTVFLLLITEIIPSTSLVIPLIGEYLLFTMIFVTLSIIITVFVLNVHHRSPRTHSMPAWVRRVFLDVIPRLLFMKRPAVVKNNCKKLIESMHKIASAPRYWPEPEGELNFATSSSNSPQSQEETPSPSVRIHLEDPANPPPICKSPSGPVKDDGPSPSASCHPLSDAQSPGLPKTRSLSVQQMHSPGKVEEGGIRCRSRSIQYFYLQEDSSQTNGQSQVNGQSRSSPASLRSHLNRDQQQIKPSPCRCKCKKNKAPASPDPGAKSQSRSTKEQHHLLMSPALKLAVEGVQYIADHLRAEDADFSVKEDWKYVAMVIDRIFLWMFIIVCLLGTVGLFLPPWLAGMI from the exons ATGTTTGGGTTAAGCAG GAATGGCATGACTACAAACTTCGCTGGGATCCCCAGGACTATGAGAATGTCACCTCCATCCGCATTCCCTCTGAACTCATCTGGAGGCCGGACATTGTCCTGTACAACAA ACGGGGATTTTGCAGTGACACACCTGACCAAAGCTCACCTCTTCTATGACGGAAGAGTCAAATGGATGCCTCCCGCAATCTACAAGAGCTCCTGCAGTATTGATGTGACTTTCTTTCCCTTTGACCAGCAAAACTGCACCATGAAGTTTGGCTCCTGGACCTACGACAAAGCAAAAATAGACCTGGTGAGCATGCACAGCCACGTAGACCAACTGGACTACTGGGAGAGTGGAGAATGGGTCATCATCAATGCCGTTGGGAACTACAACATCAAGAAATATGAATGCTGCACCGAAATTTACCCTGACATCACCTACTCCTTCATCATTAGGAGGCTTCCTCTTTTCTATACCATCAATCTCATCATTCCCTGTCTTCTGATTTCTTGCTTGACTGTCTTGGTCTTCTACCTGCCTTCCGAGTGTGGTGAAAAGATCACCCTATGCATTTCAGTGCTGTTGTCTCTGACTgtgttcctcctcctcatcacagAGATCATTCCTTCTACCTCCCTGGTCATTCCCCTGATTGGAGAGTACCTGCTTTTCACCATGATCTTTGTGACCCTGtctatcatcatcactgtctttGTGCTCAACGTCCACCATCGATCTCCTCGCACCCACTCCATGCCGGCCTGGGTCCGAAGAGTTTTCCTGGACGTTATTCCCCGCCTCCTCTTCATGAAAAGGCCTGCTGTTGTGAAAAATAACTGTAAGAAATTGATTGAGTCCATGCACAAAATTGCCAGTGCCCCAAGGTATTGGCCTGAGCCTGAAGGGGAACTCAACTTTGCTACCTCATCTTCCAACAGCCCACAGAGTCAGGAGgagactccctctccttctgttcGCATTCATCTGGAGGATCCAGCAAACCCCCCTCCCATCTGCAAGTCGCCCTCTGGTCCCGTGAAGGATGATGGTCCCTCTCCTTCAGCCTCCTGCCACCCTCTAAGTGATGCCCAGTCCCCCGGTCTCCCTAAAACCAGATCTCTAAGTGTCCAGCAAATGCACAGCCCTGGGAAAGTGGAGGAAGGGGGCATTCGCTGTAGGTCAAGAAGCATTCAGTATTTTTATCTCCAAGAAGATTCTTCCCAGACGAACGGACAGTCCCAAGTCAATGGCCAATCCAGAAGCTCCCCTGCCTCTCTACGCAGCCACCTCAACAGAGACCAGCAGCAGATCAAGCCTTCACCTTGCAGGTGCAAATGTAAGAAGAACAAAGCTCCAGCCTCTCCGGACCCAGGTGCCAAATCACAATCACGGAGCACCAAAGAACAGCATCATTTGCTGATGTCGCCAGCCTTGAAGCTCGCAGTGGAGGGCGTCCAGTACATCGCAGACCATCTGAGGGCAGAGGATGCTGATTTTTCG